The stretch of DNA gagccatcccaccacacCTCCGTGATCCCAACGTGATCCCAGATGCGGGAACACCTCCTAGATACCTTAGGGAGTTTGCACAGACAGAATAATCGATGTTACCTAGCTCAATCATTCAGTAAGCAAGCACTGCACTGCGCTGCACCGCACCAGTACAGTTTCAAGGAAACATCCTATATCAGTTTCCATCTCCTCCCGGGGAAGATTAAACAAAGGTCAAGTCCTCGGGTTGCTTACGTGCCTGCGTCACCAAACTTCACCTGGTCGCTTCGGGACACGGAAGAGATGAAGACGCCTTCCAGAGGGCGTCTCAGATGCCTCAGTAACAGAGTGTTCAAGGGCAACGAAGGATCGCCCTGCTTTCCCATGCCCATCTCCCTTTTTCAGTAGCTgttaaagaaagatgaagtttGCCGTCTCCCTGTCATGTACTTTTGGTTTGGGTCTGGCAGGGACGGAGGCAActttcactgcagcagcccTCACAGTGCTGCGCTTGGTAGTTGTAGCTAGCAGGGCTgtgataacacaccagtgttttggctactgctgagcagtgctcccACAGCATGGAGCCTGGCTCTCCaaccacccccacccccagaGTCCAGTAAGCTGGGGGTGGGCAAGACgttgggaggggacagagctgggacagctgacccaaactgacaAATTTGTCAATCGTCCACTGTGCTatggaagcagcacagctgccGTTCAGACCTATTGTTTTCTCCTACCATATATATCCCTCCTCACCAGAAAAGGGATATCAACGGGGCCTTAGTACACAGCCATTCATCGAGTGCTCCAACAGGAGTTGGATGCTCCCAACACATTGCACCGTGCCGAAACCACCCTTGTACGGCCTGCCTGTAGCGTCGCATACAGTATTTTCTAGAGGTTCAGCAGCAGCCTACATTGGCTTTATGTACATTTGCGTACCACTTCCAAAAAGCTAAGAGTTTGCACCCTACAAGACGCAGGAGGCTGCTAAGCGGTTCCAGTTTCACGCTTCAAATGACTGGGCAAATCACTACCTATCTACAGAACACGGTTAACAGACTGAAACATTCCACATACTTACGCTCCGGGGAGACACCGTTTTAACTTGCAGAACTATTTCCCCTCAGTAAGATGCACAAGACAGAGATGATATCCCCATGCTAAATCTTTATTGTGCAACTGCCGCTCAAAGCTTTTATTACCTTCCACAGACACGCCTCACAAGAAATTAGACACCAACAGTGGCTAGATTGACGGGCAACAGACGAAATCCATCCAGTGATGATTCGTACACGTGCAGCAACTCTTGGGGTACAAAAGCCTTAGCCAGGCGGCCAGCCCAACTGACGGCCACCCAGAATATGTAGGTGTACGTGATGGACAGACTGCCCACCCTCTGGCCCTTCACCCGCAACCATCCGGAATCCATCAGTCAGGCCCAGGTGAGCAGCACACTTCTTGCCAACAATCATTAAACGCCcgagaagctggagaaggaagcacgaaaccataaataaaataaataaaaagccacacacaaagagggcaggaagggaaggaatgAGAGCAGAGAACCACCCAGAGAAACCAGGTAGCCAATTCCTAGCAAGTCAACCGCTGCGCTTCAAATTACTGCCTGTCCGCCCGCAACCGACGTTTCCCAAGCAAAGCTACAAAGACCGATTATGCACGCTATaagggggtgggggtggggggtgaaGAGCTACTCAATTTTTGTCAAGCTAGACAGTAACAGAGTACAAAACAGCCACAGAAGCTAAGTTTGTCTCCGGGTTAAAGCCCCCATTATATCTTCAGGCAACATCAGCAATTCTAGCGGAAAATAAACTTTAGGCTGCCTTTTGCGTGGGTTTACAGAGCCTTTGAACTTGACTTTTATAGCCGAAAGTGAAGCATCCAGCACCTCTCAGCCAGCTTTGCCCTTCCTCACCCCTGACCTGCCAAAACCCCCAAGCCCTCTTCTCCATATTAAAAGAAGTACTACTGCTCTTACTCTAAACCACGACAATAGGCAGCAGACTGCGCTCCAAAACAACACTGCATTTTGCACCAGAACTACATACCCAGGGATGAGCATTGCTTTAGCTCACTACTTTTAGTCAAAAAGCTCAACTCCATTACAAGCCAGAAAACCCAAGCTAGCCTGCTACTGTGCCCTATCAAGAGGaaaaggggggtggggaaaGAGGAACTAATTACAGGTACAGTTTAGCGTACAGAAGGCTTTCACAGTACTTACAGATTCACCAGAATCTTCTGCTTCAGATAACCTGATAATTGCCTCCTTAGGCATGACTAGGAAAAGCGTCGGAGCTTGGGGCGAAAGATCATGGAACACAAGGCACTGGAGGAAGAGTAAGCAGTTAAAACGTAATTGGCTCCAGAGAAAGGTAATAGCTGAAGCAAATCAATACGCCCCAAAGAACTCGTACGGAAGCAGATTACCGCATACCCCAAACACAAGCCGAAACGTTGATTTTTCTTACGCGATATTAACACTTTCTATATGCAAAACCCAACGTAGTTACAGAGCCCCCCTCCAGAACTGGGATTCAGCATGCAAGATGACGGGGGCAAGGAGACGGGCCAGTACTTCAGATTAGCAACCTCCAGTATGTTTGAATTCGGGTCGATCATTTCCTAAGCAGTTTTTCGATTCGAGATGTGGTCCACACAGAGGCAGGAGACAAATGGCTTAACTGAATCAGCAAAGAATTTAGTGAAGCGGAAGATGAGCGGCCATTCACTTTCCATGGTACAGGGAGCTCAAGTACTGAACAAAAGCATAATCACAGGAAGCCTGCAAGTGCGTAGTTCGAGCCTGTCCTCTATGTTGTACATAAACCCTACcttcaaaagcagaagacatCCCTAACTGCTCATCGTCAGCACTCCAATAACAAAATTCAATGGGATACTAACTGAAAGTTAACATCGTGTACGCGAcggctgcttttttccttcccccaccaGTCTAAGCAGTTTGCTCCGGTTCCCAGCACGCTGTGGTGCGTCAGCATCCGTGAACCTTGCAAGCATGCTCTTATCACGGTCCCACTTCACCACAGAAACAAGGTCTGGGAAGCTTTTGCAGCCTGGCCGgcttctggattattttttcttctttttgtaatagaaaaataagaaaagctgtCATTCTTGGCTTTAATAATCCACTTTGGGTGTTCAGAACCAAAGCCTAGCGCAGCAGAGCCGTGAAAACTCTACAATGCTATTACGAGGCACGTCAAGACCTCCGTTTCTCCAACGCAGAACTAACTCATTACGGTCACTGCTCAGACGTTTGCTGTTTACATCCATACGTACACACATCACATACACCCCGGAATCCCCGAGGAGATTGGCTGCGCGTGCTTAATCTAAGGTTTCAAGACTAACATCCTACACGAGGCAGGACCACTCCCATCCCTCGGCAGCCAACTTTGCACGACTTGCAGTGCCAAAGGGATATCACGCGGCAAACGTCTGCGGCCTACGCCAAGCGCGTTCCCGTCAGAGGCCCTCCTCTACGCGCGCGCGCACACGACACGGTGGGGCTGGGAACCGAGGCGAGCCAGACAGCACCAGCAACCCAGTACGCGCCGCGACAGCCGGGGAcggggtgggggagggggggcgcACCGAAAAAGCGCGATGTTTTAGGGACGGTGCAGTAGAGAGCGCAACAACCCAGAGAGGCCCCGTCCGTGCCCCGTCCCTCCAGCCACCCGCAGCAACGCCGCCACCCGCCCTGCCGCGCTCCCGGGCACCCACCGTGCAACGGGTCCTCGGCTCAGGGTGCCTGCGAGCGCGGGGGCAGGGGGAGcggggaaggaagaggaaccGCGCACAGAGCAAAGCCGCGACTACCCCCACCTCCTCATTCACCTCGTCCTCGTAGATGACGCTGGCGGGGAAGCGGCTTGCCGATGATCTTTCCGAAGACAGTAGTGGCGCCACCGGGCCACGCGGCCCGCGACCCGACAATCTCGACAGCCACGACAAAGCCCGTTGTCGCCCCCGCGCTTCCTCCACTCGGCCAGGCCCTCCGCGGCGCCCATTGGGCCGCCAGATCGCCGCCGGCCGATCCCGCGCCTCGATTGGCTGTCTCGCCTGTCGTTTTCGCTTGTCCCCGCCCCCTTGGCGGATCAGCCCTCGTCGACATAGTGCTTACCGGGGCTCAGGGAGTTTGCGCGCCCTTGGGGCGCGGAAGGAGAAGACGCTGGGCGAGTCCGCGGAGGGGTTTGCGCCGTGCAGTGCTGCGACCCTGTGGGAGGGCAACGAGGCCTCGGAAGAGGCTATTGTAGCTAGAACTACTGTCTCCTGGTATTTATTACCGCATCAAGTCCACCCCAAACGTGCCTGTGGCTTTTTGGTGCTGCTCTCTCCAGTCAAATGACTGCTTTTGCCGGGGCGGGCCTTAACTTTTCAGAACATTTCACAGAACCAAAAGAAGTTGCTCTGAATCGCTCCCTGAAAGCCCCGCTTCAATTGCAGGCGCTTCTAAGCTGCACGCCtcctgggagaaaagaaaacacaaataaaataaaataataataaaaaaaaatgcgtctgctcagcactggtggcTCGAGGGCTGGAGGGCAGATCGAGAGAGGCTTTGCGCTGAGCTGGGTAGGAGGCTTTTAGAAATATAGGCAGCGCCCCCAAAGCTGACCAAGGGTGGTCTGTGGTGCCCTGCACCCCCGGGGATAGAGAGCAATTTGATTGGGCCACACAACTGTATTGTAGCGTATATAACCCCTGCTTTCCTCTCTATCGGGCTGAGGATATCCTTAGCCGCCTTTGCGGCAAGGCCACGCTGTCGGCTCACGTTCAACTTGGTGTCCGCCAGGAGCCCCCCCAcgtccttttctgcaaagctgctttccagccagtcGGCCTCCAGCATATACCGGTGCGtggggttgttcctccccaggtgcaggacttggGCATGTTCGGGTTTCCCACGATGGGAGGGACTTTGTtcccccagtccctgccttgAGGTTCAGGGACTTGAGGCACGTGGGAACAGTGACTGCCAGTGAAAACGGAGGGAAAAAAATCGTTGAGTACCtcactcagccttctccatgaTGGTTGTCACTAGATCATCTCCTGTCTTACTTACTGGAGGGGGGTGGGTCCTCGCTTCCACCCTCTGCAGGCTTCCTCTTTGTGCTTGAGTTTGGCCAGGAGCTCATCCACATGGGCCTCCTGGCATTTTCGCCCAACTTCCGGCTCGTTGGATGgaacactcctgagcttggaggaggtgacCCTCCAATACgaaccagctttcttgggcccctcttccctccGGGGCCTTATCCCACAGGACACTTCCAAGCAGATCCCTGAAGAGGCCAGAGTCGGCTCTCCTCAAGTGCAGGGGTGTAAGCTTGCTTTTTACGCCCGTCTCGAGAGCCTGAACTCCACCATCTCAcggtcactgcagccaaggctgcctttgACCTTCGCATCCCCAACGAGCTCCTCCTTGTTGGCCAGTACGAGGTCCAGCAGAGCACCTCTCCTCTTTGGCCCCTCTATCACTTGGGTGAGGAAGTTGTCAACGACGTGCTCGAGGAACCTCCTAGATTGCTTACGCCCcgctgtgttgtccctccagCTGATATCGGGGCGGTTGAAGTCCCCCgtgaggaccagggcctgcgaacgtgaggctgctcctatctgtctttAGGAGGACTCACCCGCTTGTTCTTCCTGGTCGGGCAGCCTATAGCTGATACCCtttgtggtttaagcccagccgtTAACTCAGaagcatgcagctgctcactcactcccctccttctttctccccccgctcccaaAGGcacggggaggagaatcgaaagaatgtaacttccacaggttgagataagaacagtccagtacctaaggtataatacaaaactactactgcaaccaccaataataataataatgataaggggaataacaaggggagggaatacaattgctcaccagccgccgaccgatacccagcccaacccgagcagcaatcttGGCCTTACGgttaactccccccagtttatatactgggcatgacgtgctgtggtatggaattcccatttggctagtttgagtcagttgtcctgtctctgcttcttcctggcttcccctcctccctggcagagcatgagactaataaagtccttgatcaggttaaacattacttagcaagtactaaaaacatcactgtgttatcagcactgttcccagactaaagtcaaaaacacagcactgcaccagctactaaggaggacAAAAAATTACTGCGACGGCTGAACTCCAGACAGTATCCACCCCTGATTCCATACTAttgacatcatgctcagatcccacatttctcaatataccatcgcttttgtctcatatatatatacacacacatatatatgcacatatatatatacacacccacacACGCACaaagagagatatcattccttagtccatggaccaatccctataaagttgctgaattcatccagtccatgatgtcaggctccatctcttgtaacagtctttcggggcaggagggatggtgtgtagtgttggattgttgcctgctgatgacaccgccaaactcgtctggtcactgctgagcttgtctggtttcaaCAAAGTTTGTTCTTCGTTGGGGtgatgtcgtggtttgagcccagccggtaactcagaaccgcgcagccgctcgctcactcccccccttcttcctccccccgctcccggagggatggggaggagaatcggaagaatgcaactcccacgggttgagataagagcagtcccgcaactaaggtataatacaaaaccactactgctaccgccaatgataataatgattagtgaaataacaaggggagaggatagaattgctcaccacccgccgaccgatacccagcccgacccgagcagtgatctcggccttccgggtaactccccctggtttatatactgggcatgacgtgctgtggtatggaatacccctttggctagtttgggtcaggtgtcctgtctctgcttcctcccggcttcccctcctccctggcaaagcatgagactgagaaagtccttggttggaataaacattacttagcaacaactaaaaacatcggtgttatcagcgttgttcccaggctgaaagtcaaaaaacacagcactgcaccagctactaagaaggagaaaaatgactgctatagctgaacccaggacaggtgatgatcagagggaagtcagggtcagtcacTGGTAACCTGAAGACATCTAGCTGGtggctataaaagtgttatgtagcaggcaacagcatacagttGTGTTCATTGGCtattttccccccaaaattTAATCCCCTTCAGGTACgcatcagacttccccatcttcccgcattacccaccaagtatatccgggtccctgagcaaaagcaaaatcccaaaagtgggtttgcctttacttgaagcaggaataacccagactgtcttccccaacaaattctttatgtgcaccacaggaactttatccccctctacaggacgtaaaagttctgattgggctgggccagccctgttggcagatccgctagtgttgaccaaccaggtggcttttggtaaatgtgtatcccagtgtttgcaagtcccaccacccattgctctcagtgtagtttttaacagcccattgtaccgttcgattttcccagaggctggtgcatggtaggggatgtgatatacccactcaatgccatgctctttggcccaagcGTCTATAAagttgttccggaaatgagtcccattgttTGATTCAGTTCtttctggggtgccgtgttgccacagTACTCgcttctcaaggcccaggatagcgttccgggcagtggcgtggggcacggcgtatgtttccagccatccggtggttgcttctACCATGGTAGCACAcagcgcttgccttggcgggtcggtgggagtgtgatgtagtcaatctgccaggcctccccatatttgtacttcagccatcgtcctccataccagagaggctttaaccgccTGGCTTgtttaattgcagcacatttgacattcatgaataacctgggcaatagtgaccattgttaagtccacccctcgatcacgagaCCATCTATATGgtgcatctctgccttgatggcctgaggtgtcatgggcccaccgggctaaaaataattcacccttatgttgccaatctaagtccatctgagccacttcaatcttagcagctttatccacttgctggttgttctggtgttcctcagaggcctgactcttgggtacatgagcaccTACGTGGCGTACCTgcaccaccaggttctgcatccgggcagcgatatcttgccacaatgcagcagcccagatgggtttacctctgctttgccagttgctctgcttccattgctgcaaccacccccacagggcatttgccaccatccacgagtcagtagagagataaagtactggccgTTTTTCccgttcagcaatgtccaaggccagctggatggctttcacctctgcaaactgacttgattcaccctctccttcagcagtttctgcaacttgttgcagcggactccacacagctgccttccatctcgatgctttcccacaatacagcaggacccatcagaaaacaaggcatattgcttctcactgtCTGGaagttcattatatggtggggccacttcagcacgcatcacctcttatgtcttgtagaaagggattagtattccttatcacaggagctggagtaaaatcagctcttccactcaatctgggaaactgctcaccagagactggagcagcagctttcatgggaggatcatccttgaccgttattctcctcttcagttcacgcacccgttgctccagagctgaggtaggttttccatcccactttctcatgtcttctccggGATCCTGAgggtaaaaccatagggtggcccgtggcgtgtacctcctatattttctttctcgagcagtagggcgccttctgttaatagctgagacatgggttggtacatgtggggagctggatagatcggataaatcgtctctcaattgtttgaactcctgggacagtttttccacagctgaaatgatggaaggggtgagattgtcttcgaactctcagagttgacgaatcaggtcaTCCTCTGTTGGTGAtgctccgtcattccaggtcattgatgccaatgagtgggcatatgatgatggcgcactctgtgtaagtttccgccacatgggtcgtgtacattcgacttcatctggatctacggatgtgttcctggcatccggcctatgatagatcatctctagaatggctgattccctcagggactggatgcctttctctatcgtggtccacttggctgagcgactcataatgtcgtctttgtagggaaacctttccttcacggctgccaagagctgcatccagaggctgagggctcgcttctctcttgcaatcgctttgtcaattcctccttccctagcaagtgatcccaactgcttggcttccctaccttctagttcgtgaccgtcggccccattgtcccagcatcagagcaaccaggtgacaatgtgctcccctggaagacggctgaaatcttttcgcatattccgcagctcggttgaggtccggggtcgagaagtgacctcttcttcttcttcctcttcctctgatccacgtagtagtaactcttgttcagatgctgttccgtgtagtaattgcattggaaattcatctttcttcactgcaggggttgctctttgtgcctctcatttgcttttgcttacaggggcaacagatattgtcacaaattggccatttgttttacctgcagtgtttgtcactgtggttggagtggctgcagagtctgccactaggattggagtggctgcagtgtctgttgccagggttggtgcagctgttgtgcttgggggttgagtaacaccaacagctgcgttgtctgttgctgtcggggtttgagtagctgctgtgcttgtcactggggttggtgtagctgctgtgcttggagtcGGAGgagctgcgttgtctgttgctttgccatcaaatACAGAggcatctttttccctttgaaggtgctggatagtgttgagcagggctctgtaggcgtaggccaagccccagcacgttgcagcgagttgtccctctctggtataaccaggatgacagcgcacctcgtttaagtgttttactagtttttccggatgttgcacttgttcaggggtgaagttccaaagcactggaggggcccactggcctagatacttgcccatactatcccacacaccctgccactcgtgactgtccagcctcagggaaaatctcttggtggtcctcctagATCGTCGTCcaaccctagaccagacttgaacccgacactgcttaactttcgagatcagatgaaatagggtgttcccagggtgggatggctgtgggtaaaacacactccgtatgtgtgccaacatgctgatccccagcacaatcagcaggcaggtctcaagggtattcaaaggccatccaaaaccttcagaactctcaaatgctgttgcaaataggctggtgggggaacggggggtgtaagggaatgcctccttagtaggttgaccccccgaggagaaaaaaaagatatgcaattgctaaaatatttcattatatacctcccaaagtatagaggtgatggccacaccggaagcgcaagccagaccagtttcatgatcaatgagtctattgtattacaagtcattaccatgaagtacagcgaaacaagaaccttagcccaggccccccagccgataaacactaaaccagcaaatactggctgtaagtaaggtaggacatgctgaaactctgagatcaagcgcaacaactcggggagcaaataaatcaacagtGTAATGAGTGACGATTAATCCAAAACgatgaatgcttatcacaaacaCGATTAGAaacactctggtcagatctgtcgttatctcaacccttcgtgccccacgttgggcgccacaaagaactgtcgtggtttaagcccaactggcaactcagaaccacgcgGCTGCTCCCTCGCTCCCAcacttcttcctctccccgctcccagagggatggggaggagaatagaaagaatgtaactcccacgggttgagataagagcagtccagtaactaaggtataatacaaaactactgctgctaccaccaataataataatgataaggggaataacaaggggagagaatacaattgctcaccagccgccgactgatacccagcccgacccgagcaacgatctgggccttccgggtaactccccccggtttatacactgggcatgacgtgctgtggtatggaatacccctttggctagtttggatgaggtgtcctgtctctgcttcctcccggcttcccctcctccctggcagagcatgagactgagaaagtcctttatcagagtaaacatttcttagcaagaactaaaaacggtggtgtgttatcagcactgttcccagactaaagtcgaaaacacagcactgcaccagctacaaaggagaaaaaattactgctactgttgaacccaggacacaccCGCTACAATGCCACCCTCACCCGTCTTCTCTTCAGTCCTTGCCCATAAGCTCTCGGTCGGCTCATcagccctccccaggcagggctCCATGCAGTCCAGCTGTTCTCTCACCTAAAAGGGCCACTCCCCCTCCTCATCTTCCCAGCCTGTCCTTCCTAAAGAGTCACAGGAGACATCCCACCACCTCTCCGTGATCCCAATGAGATCCTAGCCCTGCAACCGCACACGCATCTCCGGCTCCTCATGCTTATTCCCCATGCTGCGTGCGATCGCATACAGGCGCTTCAGAGAGGCGCCCCAGCATGTTGGCTCCCTAGAAAGGGCTTGGGGGATTTCTCCATAATGGTGCCTTGTAGGTGCTTCCTTGCTTTCATGCAAATGCTGGAGGTGACCTGCTGGCTGGAACCAGCCCTGTCCGGCACAGGGCAGACCCTG from Strigops habroptila isolate Jane chromosome W, bStrHab1.2.pri, whole genome shotgun sequence encodes:
- the LOC115601768 gene encoding LOW QUALITY PROTEIN: histidine triad nucleotide-binding protein 1-like (The sequence of the model RefSeq protein was modified relative to this genomic sequence to represent the inferred CDS: deleted 1 base in 1 codon), with the protein product MSTRADPPRGRGQAKTTGETANRGAGSAGGDLAAQWAPRRAWPSGGSAGATTGFVVAVEIVGSRAAWPGGATTVFGKIIGKPLPASVIYEDECLVFHDLSPQAPTLFLVMPKEAIIRLSEAEDSGESLLGRLMIVGKKCAAHLGLTDGFRMVAGEGPEGGQSVHHVHLHILGGRQLGWPPG